A portion of the Oxynema aestuarii AP17 genome contains these proteins:
- a CDS encoding ribonuclease HII — MNRVCTRQLNLWEASSFADADLDTLGRGQLVAGVDEVGRGCWFGPVVAAAAILSGEAISDLRQAGVTDSKRLSVKQRSRLALSVGESAIACSIGIASVREIDRLNILQASLLAMKRAILKLQVTPQLCLIDGNQLVPDLSIEQKTIVKGDSRVTAIAAASIVAKVWRDTLIVRLAKKYPEYDLENNKGYGTKKHRLALQKYGISPQHRRSFRPCQLHGDRLS; from the coding sequence ATGAACCGTGTCTGCACCCGACAACTGAATTTATGGGAAGCTTCTAGCTTCGCCGATGCAGATCTCGACACCCTGGGTCGGGGTCAACTCGTGGCGGGGGTCGATGAGGTCGGACGGGGCTGTTGGTTCGGTCCGGTGGTCGCGGCGGCGGCGATCTTGTCTGGGGAGGCGATCTCCGACTTACGCCAAGCTGGAGTGACTGATAGCAAGCGGTTGAGTGTCAAACAGCGATCGCGCCTCGCTTTATCCGTGGGAGAAAGCGCGATCGCTTGTTCGATTGGAATCGCTTCGGTACGCGAAATCGATCGCCTCAATATCTTGCAAGCGTCTTTACTGGCGATGAAACGGGCGATTTTAAAACTACAGGTCACTCCCCAGTTATGTTTGATTGACGGCAATCAGTTGGTTCCCGATTTATCGATCGAGCAGAAAACAATTGTCAAGGGAGATTCCCGGGTCACGGCGATCGCCGCCGCCAGTATCGTCGCCAAAGTATGGCGCGATACTCTCATCGTCCGTCTGGCGAAAAAGTACCCGGAATACGATCTTGAAAATAATAAAGGGTACGGTACGAAAAAACACCGTTTAGCATTGCAAAAATACGGCATTTCTCCACAACATCGCCGTTCGTTTCGCCCTTGTCAACTGCACGGCGATCGCCTTTCTTGA
- a CDS encoding Rne/Rng family ribonuclease: MPKQIIIAEQHRIAAVFSEDQIQELVVATGSHQVGDIYLGVVENVLPGIDAAFVNIGDAERNGFIHVSDLGPLRLKRSAGAITELLSPQQKVLVQVMKEPTGNKGPRLTGNITLPGRYLVLMPFGRGVNLSRRIRNETERNRLRALAILIKPSGMGLLVRTEAESVTEEAILEDLEFLQKQWEAIVREAASTRPPALLNRDDDFIQRVLRDMYSTEVNRIVVDSPTGVKRVKQHLMNWNGGKSPQGVLIDQHQERSNILEFFRVNAAIREALKPRVDLPSGGYIIIEPTEALTVIDVNSGSFTRSSTARETVLWTNCEAATEIARQLRLRNIAGVIIVDFIDMDSRRDQLQVLEHFNKALKADKARPQIAQLSELGLVELTRKRQGQNIYELFGRPCPTCGGLGHLVHLPGQGDTAAVETTATPLPETSVRPTTSPPESRPTPTPTPSASPETRPTETPVRETADLDYGNDLQELDLMNHPSYQELGVGSNRRRRRRRVDLGEEESTRNNRSVGTPSLRNNNGDWSDSDNEGGLNSGKDDRPEKTERSRSSKRDFDRGGEDTPEVVCIEMTPDEQEVYALMGISPLVLFNGEVKNPKNVAISVVEPGEAPPKPEGSYSPPKLANSEPEEDDAASVAIASAEPPEDENDRPDESDESDSHDDNDGNDDSESKSSPVIRRRRRRPSVET; encoded by the coding sequence ATGCCAAAGCAAATTATTATCGCGGAGCAGCATCGCATTGCTGCAGTGTTTTCTGAAGATCAAATACAAGAACTGGTTGTCGCTACGGGTAGCCACCAGGTTGGGGATATTTATCTCGGCGTCGTCGAAAATGTACTGCCCGGAATCGATGCCGCTTTTGTCAATATCGGCGATGCGGAACGTAACGGATTTATCCACGTCAGCGACCTCGGCCCGCTACGGCTGAAACGCTCTGCCGGAGCGATCACCGAACTGCTCTCCCCCCAGCAAAAAGTGCTGGTTCAGGTGATGAAAGAGCCGACGGGAAACAAAGGACCGAGACTGACGGGTAATATTACCCTGCCCGGTCGCTACCTGGTCTTGATGCCCTTCGGTCGCGGCGTCAACTTGTCGCGACGCATCCGCAACGAAACGGAACGCAACCGCCTGCGGGCTTTAGCGATCTTGATCAAACCCTCGGGAATGGGCTTGTTAGTCCGCACGGAAGCGGAATCCGTGACCGAAGAGGCGATCCTCGAAGATCTCGAATTTTTGCAAAAACAATGGGAGGCGATCGTCCGCGAAGCCGCTTCGACGCGGCCTCCGGCCCTACTCAACCGCGACGACGACTTCATCCAGCGCGTGCTGCGAGATATGTACAGCACCGAAGTCAACCGGATCGTGGTCGATTCCCCCACCGGGGTCAAACGGGTCAAACAACACCTGATGAACTGGAATGGCGGCAAGTCGCCCCAGGGGGTGTTGATCGACCAGCACCAAGAACGCAGCAACATTCTCGAATTTTTCCGGGTTAACGCGGCCATTCGCGAAGCCCTCAAACCGAGAGTCGATCTTCCCTCGGGCGGTTATATCATCATCGAACCGACGGAAGCGCTGACGGTGATCGACGTTAACTCCGGTTCGTTTACCCGCTCTTCTACCGCCCGGGAAACGGTGTTGTGGACGAACTGCGAAGCGGCGACGGAAATCGCCCGTCAACTGCGCTTGAGAAATATCGCCGGGGTGATTATTGTCGATTTTATCGATATGGATTCCCGCCGCGACCAACTTCAAGTGCTCGAACACTTTAATAAAGCGCTCAAGGCGGATAAAGCCCGACCGCAAATCGCCCAACTCTCCGAACTCGGATTGGTGGAGTTGACCCGCAAACGTCAAGGACAGAATATTTACGAGTTGTTCGGTCGTCCCTGTCCGACTTGTGGCGGGTTGGGACATTTGGTTCATTTACCCGGTCAGGGGGATACGGCGGCGGTGGAAACTACAGCGACCCCCTTACCGGAAACGAGCGTGCGTCCGACGACTAGCCCGCCGGAGTCCCGTCCGACACCCACGCCGACGCCTTCGGCGAGTCCCGAGACTCGTCCGACGGAAACTCCGGTGCGCGAAACGGCGGATCTCGATTACGGCAACGATTTGCAAGAACTCGATTTGATGAATCATCCGAGTTATCAGGAACTCGGGGTGGGAAGCAATCGCCGCCGTCGTCGTCGTCGGGTGGATTTGGGCGAGGAGGAATCGACGAGAAATAATCGCTCGGTCGGTACGCCTTCGCTGCGGAATAATAATGGCGATTGGAGTGATTCGGACAACGAGGGGGGCTTGAATTCCGGTAAGGACGATCGCCCCGAAAAGACAGAACGCAGTCGTTCGAGTAAGCGGGATTTCGATCGCGGCGGCGAGGATACTCCGGAAGTCGTTTGCATTGAAATGACCCCGGACGAGCAGGAAGTTTATGCGTTGATGGGGATTTCGCCCCTCGTGTTGTTTAATGGCGAAGTCAAAAATCCCAAAAATGTAGCGATTTCCGTGGTGGAACCGGGAGAGGCGCCGCCCAAACCAGAAGGGTCTTACAGCCCTCCGAAGCTGGCGAATTCAGAACCGGAGGAGGACGATGCGGCTTCGGTCGCGATCGCCTCTGCAGAACCGCCGGAGGACGAGAACGATCGCCCCGACGAGTCCGACGAGTCCGACAGCCACGACGATAATGACGGTAACGATGACAGCGAGAGTAAATCTTCTCCGGTCATCCGCCGCCGCCGCCGCCGTCCTTCGGTGGAAACTTAA
- a CDS encoding IS630 family transposase: MNIIDELDNFIENTTNTKEMKRALAAKMKLSGQPSKKIEEILNVSSSFVSQWKNKAIFEGVESLNLQYKGSKGYLKPEEKTQITSWIRQQEYLRLSDLKRYLQQEYNVIYSSNQSYYDLLKAAGMSWKKSQKKNPAKDEKLVKKKEEEIQKKLKDWEEDIKAGKLAVFMIDECHLLWGDVLGFVWGRKDIRVEIPIKNQKSRQSYYGALDYQTHEFILQEYPKADTDNTIQFIQYLREQRPGQKLAIFWDGARYHDSQQFRDFLKELNEGLEEDEWLITCTKFAPNAPEQNPVEDIWLQTKNFLRTFYFLCDSFKRVKELFKIFADGQVFDFPKLYSYGFLPQMT; encoded by the coding sequence ATGAATATCATAGACGAGCTAGATAATTTCATTGAAAATACCACAAATACCAAAGAAATGAAGAGAGCATTGGCAGCCAAAATGAAATTATCTGGTCAACCCTCTAAGAAAATTGAAGAAATATTAAATGTTTCTTCGAGCTTCGTTAGTCAATGGAAAAATAAAGCAATTTTTGAGGGTGTTGAGAGTTTGAATCTTCAATACAAAGGAAGTAAAGGCTATCTAAAACCGGAAGAAAAAACACAAATCACTTCATGGATAAGACAACAAGAGTATTTGAGATTGTCTGACTTAAAACGATATTTGCAGCAAGAATACAACGTGATTTATTCTTCAAATCAAAGTTATTATGACTTGCTGAAAGCGGCTGGCATGAGCTGGAAAAAGTCGCAAAAAAAGAATCCAGCCAAAGATGAAAAGCTAGTCAAAAAAAAAGAAGAAGAAATTCAAAAGAAGCTTAAGGACTGGGAAGAGGATATCAAAGCTGGAAAGCTTGCTGTGTTTATGATTGATGAATGTCATCTTCTTTGGGGAGACGTCTTGGGTTTTGTTTGGGGAAGAAAAGATATAAGAGTCGAAATTCCCATTAAAAACCAAAAAAGTCGCCAAAGTTATTATGGCGCTTTAGATTACCAAACTCATGAATTTATTCTTCAAGAATACCCGAAAGCCGATACCGACAATACCATTCAGTTTATACAATACTTACGAGAACAAAGACCGGGACAAAAATTAGCCATTTTTTGGGATGGTGCCAGGTATCACGACTCTCAACAATTTCGAGATTTTTTAAAAGAGCTAAATGAAGGCTTAGAAGAAGATGAATGGTTGATTACTTGTACGAAGTTTGCTCCGAATGCTCCCGAGCAAAATCCAGTTGAAGATATTTGGCTGCAAACTAAAAATTTCTTGAGAACATTTTATTTTTTATGTGATTCATTTAAAAGAGTTAAAGAGCTATTCAAGATATTTGCTGATGGCCAAGTTTTTGATTTCCCTAAGCTATATTCTTATGGATTTTTGCCACAAATGACTTAG
- the pheA gene encoding prephenate dehydratase: MNVSLAYLGPPGTYSEAAALSYVKQARTRTGMEYLLCPYPSIAQTLQAVAGGEVQIAVVPVENSIEGSVTVTLDTVWQLDKLRIQEALVLPISHALISPMESLSQIKTIYSHPQALAQCQGWLEQFLPQVQLIPTNSTTEAVRQLEEDPEAGAIASCRAAELYEMPIAAYPINDSPDNCTRFWVVSLQPSPGGSHTSLAFTVPANVPGSLVQPLQVFAQRNINMSRIESRPTKRSLGDYLFFIDLEADTRTAIVQSALEELKGYTNILKIFGSYSIVQG, from the coding sequence ATGAATGTCTCTCTCGCTTATTTAGGCCCGCCGGGAACCTACTCGGAGGCGGCAGCTTTGAGTTATGTGAAACAGGCCCGAACCCGCACGGGAATGGAATACCTGTTATGTCCGTATCCGAGCATCGCCCAAACGTTGCAGGCGGTGGCGGGTGGGGAGGTGCAAATTGCCGTGGTTCCGGTCGAAAATTCGATCGAAGGGAGCGTGACGGTCACCCTCGATACGGTTTGGCAGCTCGACAAGCTTCGCATTCAAGAAGCGTTAGTGTTGCCGATTTCTCATGCGTTGATTTCGCCGATGGAATCGCTGAGCCAGATTAAAACGATTTATTCTCACCCGCAAGCGCTGGCGCAGTGTCAGGGGTGGTTGGAGCAGTTTTTACCGCAGGTGCAGTTAATTCCGACGAATTCGACGACGGAGGCGGTGCGGCAGCTCGAAGAGGATCCGGAGGCGGGGGCGATCGCCTCGTGTCGGGCTGCCGAACTGTACGAAATGCCGATCGCGGCGTATCCGATTAACGATTCTCCGGACAACTGCACCCGGTTTTGGGTGGTCAGTTTGCAGCCGTCTCCCGGGGGGAGTCATACGTCCCTGGCGTTTACCGTTCCGGCGAACGTTCCGGGTTCGTTGGTGCAACCGTTGCAAGTATTTGCCCAGCGAAACATTAATATGAGTCGGATCGAATCGCGTCCGACGAAGCGATCGCTCGGCGATTACTTATTTTTTATCGATTTGGAAGCCGATACGCGCACGGCGATCGTCCAATCGGCCCTTGAAGAATTAAAAGGTTACACCAACATTCTCAAAATTTTCGGCAGTTACTCGATCGTCCAAGGTTGA
- a CDS encoding DUF1997 domain-containing protein, with the protein MYYTFIASQSLQLAVPEQPVPIQHYLSEPQRIVRAIADPKRIQSLETDAYRLTMRPLKFFSLKIEPTVDLKIWSDREGTIHLKSVGCELRGIETINEHFKLNLYGTMQPRQLVDRSYLRGGAELSLKIFLPPPFSLMPKAIVQSTGNRLLGNVLLKMKQGLMEQLLLDYGGWARETAKPSIAA; encoded by the coding sequence ATGTACTACACCTTTATTGCTTCGCAATCGTTACAACTCGCCGTACCCGAACAACCCGTCCCCATTCAACATTATTTGAGCGAACCGCAACGTATCGTCAGGGCGATCGCCGATCCCAAGCGCATCCAAAGCCTCGAAACAGACGCTTATCGCTTGACCATGCGCCCCCTTAAATTCTTCAGCCTCAAGATCGAACCGACAGTTGACCTCAAGATTTGGAGCGATCGCGAAGGAACGATTCATTTAAAATCCGTCGGTTGCGAATTGCGCGGTATCGAAACGATTAACGAACATTTTAAACTCAATCTTTACGGAACCATGCAACCGCGCCAGCTCGTCGATCGCAGCTATTTGCGAGGCGGCGCCGAATTGAGTTTAAAAATATTTCTCCCCCCGCCGTTTTCGCTGATGCCAAAAGCGATCGTGCAATCCACCGGAAATCGACTCCTCGGCAATGTTTTGCTGAAAATGAAACAGGGATTGATGGAACAACTGTTATTAGATTATGGGGGATGGGCGCGAGAAACGGCCAAACCCTCGATCGCCGCTTGA
- a CDS encoding DUF1997 domain-containing protein, translating into MQIRFVASQSVRIPVVEQPVPIRHYLRQPQRLVKALVDPSRTEQLSPERFRLKMRPLEFMMLRIQPTVDMRVWAKPDGTVNIVSVGCEIRGVEYINRRFSLDLVGQLSPHEVDGITHLTGKADLTVSVELPPPLLMTPKPILETTGNGLLKSVLLTIKQRLLHHLIADYRHWASDTNQSEIAVQGQQVLSPQTPTA; encoded by the coding sequence ATGCAGATACGGTTCGTTGCCTCCCAATCGGTTCGCATTCCCGTTGTGGAACAACCCGTTCCCATCCGTCACTATCTGCGTCAACCCCAACGCTTGGTGAAAGCACTCGTCGATCCGAGTCGGACCGAACAACTTTCCCCAGAGCGATTTCGCCTGAAAATGCGACCCCTCGAATTTATGATGCTGCGGATTCAACCCACCGTCGATATGCGGGTGTGGGCCAAACCCGATGGCACCGTCAACATTGTCTCCGTCGGTTGCGAAATTCGCGGCGTCGAATATATCAATCGCCGTTTTTCACTCGATTTAGTCGGTCAACTTTCTCCCCATGAAGTTGACGGAATCACTCATTTAACCGGAAAAGCCGATTTAACTGTCTCTGTAGAATTACCGCCGCCATTGTTGATGACCCCCAAACCGATTTTAGAAACCACGGGGAATGGATTATTAAAAAGCGTTTTGCTGACCATTAAACAGCGACTGCTTCATCATTTAATTGCCGATTACCGTCACTGGGCGTCGGATACCAACCAATCTGAAATCGCCGTACAAGGACAGCAAGTTTTATCGCCCCAGACGCCGACCGCTTGA
- a CDS encoding serine/threonine-protein kinase, with product MSYCLNPQCPNPHNLDKENFCLYCGASLWLKNRYKAIQFLGEGGFARTFKAIDRDRLNSFCVIKQFLPQAYNQPAITKASELFEGEAHRLYLLGYHPQIPNLWAYFEGDRYLYLVEDFIEGCNLYQEFKQQGCFTEAKIWDLLKQLLPLLQFIHQAGIIHRDLKPENIIRKPDGTLVLIDFGVSKQLAIQEGETIATVTGTPGYTPLEQMRGRVYPASDLYSLGLTCIRLLVGCWLNADGSDDLYDPLSGSWIWEKKLFDRGIRVGDRLVLILNKLLQEQLTRRYQSASEVLDSIASDRLIPELPEFPTVSIPTISVQLTPESVLNSDKPKTLFSRLPPPPKPPLKMFLASQVGMDYRELGEYLIEEKWQDADRETTNLILKLAGRDRVGWLDCDSIARIPATDLKTLNRLWVIYSQGRFGFGVQKRIWLEILGKEKLNAHSVKAFGDRVGWRRGDRWLYYEQITFARGAAIGHLPLHFTARWGKGFHVFCGWCLRTLNALLCREEL from the coding sequence ATGAGCTATTGTCTCAATCCTCAATGTCCCAATCCCCACAATCTTGACAAAGAAAATTTCTGTCTTTATTGCGGTGCGAGTTTATGGCTAAAAAATCGCTATAAAGCCATTCAATTTTTAGGAGAGGGAGGATTTGCCCGTACCTTTAAAGCAATCGATCGCGATCGTCTTAACAGTTTTTGTGTTATTAAACAGTTTTTACCGCAAGCTTACAATCAACCAGCTATTACCAAAGCCAGCGAATTGTTTGAAGGAGAAGCCCATCGTCTTTATCTACTCGGCTATCATCCTCAAATTCCCAATTTATGGGCGTATTTTGAAGGAGATCGATATCTTTATTTAGTTGAAGATTTCATCGAGGGTTGTAATTTATATCAAGAATTTAAACAACAAGGATGTTTTACCGAAGCAAAAATCTGGGATTTACTCAAGCAATTATTACCCCTTCTCCAATTTATTCATCAAGCGGGAATCATTCACCGCGACCTCAAACCGGAAAATATTATTCGCAAACCTGACGGGACTTTAGTGTTAATTGATTTTGGGGTGTCCAAGCAGTTAGCCATCCAGGAAGGCGAGACGATCGCCACGGTGACGGGAACCCCAGGATATACCCCTTTAGAACAAATGAGAGGTCGAGTCTATCCGGCGAGTGACTTATACAGTTTGGGATTAACCTGCATTCGCTTGCTGGTCGGATGTTGGTTAAATGCGGACGGTTCGGACGATTTGTACGATCCGTTATCGGGAAGTTGGATCTGGGAAAAAAAGTTATTCGATCGCGGAATCAGGGTCGGCGATCGCCTTGTTTTGATTCTCAATAAATTATTACAAGAACAACTGACACGACGCTATCAATCGGCGAGTGAAGTGTTAGACAGTATCGCCAGCGATCGGTTGATTCCGGAATTGCCGGAGTTTCCAACTGTAAGCATCCCCACGATATCGGTCCAATTGACTCCCGAATCTGTTTTAAATTCTGACAAGCCGAAAACGTTATTTTCAAGATTACCGCCACCACCAAAACCGCCGTTAAAAATGTTTTTAGCGAGTCAAGTGGGGATGGATTATCGAGAGTTAGGGGAGTATTTAATCGAGGAAAAATGGCAAGATGCCGATCGCGAAACTACGAATTTAATCCTCAAATTGGCAGGTCGCGATCGGGTCGGTTGGCTGGATTGTGACAGTATCGCACGGATTCCGGCAACAGATTTAAAAACCCTAAATCGACTGTGGGTGATTTATTCCCAAGGACGGTTTGGATTTGGGGTACAAAAACGGATTTGGTTGGAAATTTTAGGAAAAGAAAAGCTTAATGCACATTCGGTGAAAGCCTTCGGCGATCGCGTGGGTTGGCGACGGGGCGATCGCTGGCTGTATTACGAACAAATTACCTTTGCCCGAGGGGCGGCGATCGGCCATTTGCCCTTACATTTTACCGCGCGTTGGGGAAAGGGATTTCACGTGTTTTGCGGGTGGTGTTTGCGAACTTTAAACGCTTTACTTTGTCGCGAGGAATTGTAG